A segment of the Candidatus Andeanibacterium colombiense genome:
AATTCGATGCTGCAATACCATCTCGAAGCACCGATCGAGGGCTGTCTCGCGATCTTCGACATCGACGATTTCCGCTCGATCAACCGCGAATACGGGCACGAGACCGGCGACAAGGTGTTGACCACCGTCGCCCGCCTGCTGCGCAGCCTGATGCGCAAGGACGACATCATCTCGCGCATCGGCGGCGAACGTTTCGCGGTGCTGCTCTCCGGCGCCAACCCCGACCAGGCCGAGGCTTTGTGCCAGCGGGTGGTGATGACCCTTGCCGACATCAGCGGGCCGGAAGGGATGGGCGGGCCGAAGACCACGGTCAGCGCCGGGGTCGCGCGGATCAGGGGAACGCTGGACGAGACGATGAAGCGGGCCGACGCGGCGGTGGTGATCGCCAAGGCCAAGGGGCGCAACCGGCTGGAGATGGCGACCGGCACCAGGCAGCGGTGGTCGCCCGGGCAGGTGCCCTGGATCGAAGGCTAGACCCTAGTTGGGGATCGCCTCGGTCGCCTTGGGCACCGCGGGCCGCGCGGCGAGCGAACAGCCGGCGCTGGCCGCGATCATCAGCACCACCGCCAGCCCTTGCAGGGGGCGCAATTCCTCGCCCAGCACCAGCCAGCCCATCAGCGCGGCGATCGCCGGGGCGCAGCTGGTAAGGGCGCCGAACACCCGGCTGCTGACCCGTTCGAGCGCGGTGATCTCGAGCAGATAGGGCAGCGCGCTCGACAGCAGCGCGACCGCGGCAGCGGCGGGCAGCGCGGGGCCGAACAGTTTCGCGCCCGCGCCGGCGATCCCGAACGGCAGCGTCACCACGCAGGCCACGCACATCCCGATCGCGACCGCGCTGCTGCCGCGAACCTGAGCCGCGCGGCGGCCGAGCACGATGTAGAGCGCCCAGCACAGTGCCGCGCCCAGCGCGCAGGCGATTCCGACCGGATCGAGCGCATGCGCAGAAGGCTGCCACGGCACCAGCAGCAGCAAGCCGCCCACCGCGAGTGCGAGCCACAGGAAATCGCGCGTGGTGCGCGAGGTCAGCAGTACCACCGACAGCGGCCCGGCGATCTCGATCGTCACCGCGAGGCCGATCGGGATGCGTTCGAACGCCCAGTAGATCAGCAAATTCATCACCCCCAGCGCCGCGCCGTAGAGCACGAGCCAGCGCCATTGCCCGGCGGTAACCGGGCTGCGCCATGGGCGGAACAATGCAAGCAGCACCGGCGCGGCGATCAGGCTGCGCAATGCGGCGACGCCCTCGGGGCCGATCTGCGGGAACAGGCCCTTGGCGATCGCGGCGCCGAGATTGACCGAAATGCTCGCGAAAAGGATCGCGGCGCCCGCCAGCGCGGTCGCCCGGTCGGTCAACCCTCGACCTGCTCGGCGAGCGCCAGCCAGCGCTCTTCGGCCGCGTCCTTTTCGGCGCGGGCCTTGGCGACCGCTTCGGTCAGCGCCGCGAACTTTGCGGGATTGCCGGTGTAGAGGCCCGGATCGTGCAGGGCTTCCTCGTCGCGCGCGATCGCCGCTTCGAGTTCCTCGATCCGCTTGGGCAGGATCTCGTAATCGCGCTGGTCCTTGTAGGTCAGCTTCGTGCGGGCGGGCGGGGTAGGCGCGGGCGGGGTGGCCGCCGGTTTCGCCGCCTTCGCTTTCGCCGGCATGGTTTCCTTTCGCCGCGCTTCCCAATCGGCATAGCCGCCGGCGACGATGTCGACCTTGCCACTGCCGTCGAGACCCAGCGTCACCGTCACGGTGCGGTCGAGGAAGTCGCGGTCGTGGCTGACGATCAGCACCGTGCCGTCGTAATCGGCGATCACTTCCTGCAGCAGGTCGAGCGTTTCGAGATCGAGGTCGTTGGTCGGCTCGTCGAGCACCAGCAGGTTCGATTCGCGCGCGAATTCGCGGGCCAGCAGCAGGCGCGAACGCTCGCCTCCGGAGAGCACGCCGACCTTCATCTCGACGATGCCGGGATCGAACAGGAATTCCTTGAGATAGCCCTGGATGTGCTTGCGGATGCCGCGCACG
Coding sequences within it:
- a CDS encoding EamA family transporter, with protein sequence MTDRATALAGAAILFASISVNLGAAIAKGLFPQIGPEGVAALRSLIAAPVLLALFRPWRSPVTAGQWRWLVLYGAALGVMNLLIYWAFERIPIGLAVTIEIAGPLSVVLLTSRTTRDFLWLALAVGGLLLLVPWQPSAHALDPVGIACALGAALCWALYIVLGRRAAQVRGSSAVAIGMCVACVVTLPFGIAGAGAKLFGPALPAAAAVALLSSALPYLLEITALERVSSRVFGALTSCAPAIAALMGWLVLGEELRPLQGLAVVLMIAASAGCSLAARPAVPKATEAIPN